In one window of Flavobacterium ginsengisoli DNA:
- a CDS encoding S1 family peptidase, which produces MQASIPVKEYVPIENIEVYVKTVDIEVALHNSDSEWNSCEVKKVSDDTNVDLGLLQLVTHKTPQTVTNIISLDNIIDNDASLAPGQKAIMVGYPMGMDLAQTNSGIKVQLYNGQISKESDGNKIQYSITSTHGASGAPVFNECGQLIAVNFSGVDQVQGINFGIVAKHINSL; this is translated from the coding sequence TTGCAAGCATCTATTCCGGTAAAAGAATATGTGCCTATAGAAAACATTGAAGTGTATGTAAAAACTGTAGACATTGAAGTAGCACTTCATAATTCTGATAGTGAATGGAATAGTTGTGAGGTTAAAAAAGTTTCAGATGACACTAATGTTGATTTAGGTCTTTTACAGTTAGTTACTCATAAAACTCCACAAACTGTTACCAACATCATTAGTCTTGATAATATTATTGATAATGATGCTTCTTTAGCTCCTGGCCAAAAAGCAATAATGGTAGGTTATCCGATGGGAATGGATTTGGCACAAACAAACTCCGGCATAAAAGTACAGCTTTACAATGGTCAAATTAGTAAAGAATCTGATGGTAATAAAATTCAATACAGTATAACTTCTACACATGGCGCGAGCGGCGCACCAGTTTTTAATGAATGTGGCCAACTGATTGCGGTTAATTTCAGTGGAGTAGATCAAGTTCAAGGTATAAATTTTGGAATTGTGGCTAAACATATTAATTCTCTCTAA
- a CDS encoding MFS transporter translates to MYFKRGIHFLFTGKVFSHLWFLGKESVQNIAFQKFIYPRGKYRWLAHFCIAIGCFSAFAITFPLTFGWIHFTLAPNSITVYEAHFFGFKVMDFRLDSIMAFLTFHALNWSSYLVIFGSLYYLRRRLTNPGLIATQTFEGDLLPLLLLIAISVTGLCLTYSYQFMKGFAYDFLAVVHAVTVIMFLIWIPFGKFFHIIQRPAQIGAHIYKKEGMKKGMAICKETGKPFTTQLHIDDLKIVTKQLGFDFSDDEGNSHLDLSPEGKRDRLAKAHLKARIEGGNLFG, encoded by the coding sequence ATGTATTTCAAACGCGGAATTCATTTTCTCTTTACAGGAAAAGTATTTTCGCATTTGTGGTTTTTAGGAAAAGAATCTGTTCAGAATATTGCTTTTCAGAAATTCATTTATCCAAGAGGTAAATACAGATGGTTAGCTCATTTCTGTATTGCAATTGGCTGTTTTTCGGCTTTTGCAATTACTTTTCCGCTCACATTTGGATGGATTCATTTTACGTTGGCACCAAATTCAATTACTGTTTACGAAGCTCATTTTTTTGGTTTTAAAGTAATGGATTTCAGATTGGATTCGATCATGGCATTTTTGACTTTCCATGCCTTAAACTGGTCTTCTTATTTGGTTATTTTCGGTTCTCTTTATTATTTAAGGAGACGTTTAACCAATCCGGGATTAATTGCCACACAGACTTTTGAAGGCGATTTACTGCCACTTCTTTTATTAATTGCCATTTCTGTTACGGGTTTGTGTCTGACTTATTCTTATCAATTTATGAAAGGATTTGCTTATGACTTTCTCGCAGTAGTTCATGCTGTAACAGTTATTATGTTTTTAATATGGATTCCATTTGGAAAGTTTTTCCATATCATTCAGCGCCCTGCGCAGATTGGTGCGCACATTTACAAAAAAGAAGGAATGAAAAAAGGAATGGCAATTTGTAAAGAAACAGGAAAACCTTTTACAACCCAGCTTCATATCGATGATTTAAAAATTGTAACTAAACAATTAGGTTTTGACTTTAGTGATGATGAAGGAAATTCACACTTGGATTTAAGTCCCGAAGGAAAACGAGATCGTTTGGCGAAAGCGCATTTAAAAGCAAGAATCGAAGGCGGAAATTTATTTGGATAA
- a CDS encoding VIT domain-containing protein: protein MNKFFSICALLFCGVAFSQIPTLDVENQKKNSVILQEVKIETKILGNLASTTATYTFYNPGDRILEGNFTLPLPEGVSVSGYALDINGSLRDAVPVPKERAKEVFESIEKRNVDPGIIEKVAGNNFRTRIYPITARGSRMIKITYNQELKNSATDYEYFLSFANAVSIPKFNLKVLVNESLTTPKITENPDGSFTFQKKGNQWIAEISKTNFTPNESLKIAIPKVNESSNVMLQKASDDKSYFAASVSMNFPVKEKAKSQKIAIIWDNSFSGSKRNHQKELDFLTAYFSDNKDVAVSFVLLNNVLEKTEEFTVSGGNWNALKDRILNLKYDGGTDFGALKEISSIDEYLMFSDGISNFGDLTLKFKKPVNSITSTPTSDFNLLKLLASQSGGNFINLNELDTQSALKTYKRLPIVFLGFKETNTLQELFPNVGTAVNEPVNIFGISSSNLSKLTAVFSVGNKKFEVPVDFSNAVQVDNWPLAQFWAQRKINDLELNSTQNSEEIRNLSEQFGVVSKNTSLIVLDDVNDYVRFGITPPEELISEYNRIVSQNKKQILEKRRNLLSKAFDKTRELTTWWNSEFKPTEKKQYPTISKQSQKLSSAEESVVSDNDVYSAETRAGDKKTSTGKITLIDVESTQEYMKDFQSLQSPELIYQKYLENRPKYEKQVTYYFDVSKLLFKKGDKALSLKVLSTLAELDLENEELYKTISYLLKQRGNYEKELWITQKILEWRPFDPQSHRDYALALVDNKKPQEALNIYKGMLYQEYTDEISIRDNGIEEILIMEINNILSQNKNVDASKVDDRLKANLPVDIRIVINWNKDNTDIDLWVTDPRGEDCSYSHRSTEIGGRLSNDFTQGFGPEQFLLKKAIKGKYKIKTNFFGERQNILSGPTTVMAEVYLYYSDGRQERKIAVFQSQKENKRESDSKILIGEFDF, encoded by the coding sequence ATGAATAAATTTTTTAGTATTTGCGCACTACTATTCTGTGGTGTCGCTTTTTCACAGATTCCAACTCTGGATGTCGAAAATCAGAAAAAAAATTCGGTCATCTTACAGGAGGTGAAAATTGAAACCAAAATTTTAGGAAATCTTGCTTCAACTACCGCAACTTATACATTTTACAATCCTGGAGACAGAATTTTAGAAGGTAATTTTACACTTCCGTTGCCAGAAGGAGTTAGCGTAAGCGGTTATGCTTTGGATATTAACGGAAGCTTAAGAGATGCCGTTCCTGTTCCAAAAGAACGAGCTAAAGAAGTATTTGAAAGTATTGAAAAAAGAAATGTAGATCCAGGTATTATTGAAAAAGTAGCCGGAAACAATTTCAGAACTAGAATTTATCCTATTACTGCGAGAGGCAGCAGAATGATTAAAATTACTTACAATCAGGAATTAAAAAATTCTGCGACCGATTATGAATATTTTTTAAGTTTTGCCAATGCAGTTAGCATCCCGAAATTTAATCTAAAAGTATTGGTTAACGAAAGCCTGACAACTCCTAAAATTACAGAAAATCCAGATGGAAGTTTTACTTTTCAGAAGAAAGGAAATCAATGGATTGCTGAAATTAGTAAAACGAATTTCACTCCAAATGAGAGTCTTAAAATAGCTATTCCAAAAGTAAATGAGTCGTCTAATGTAATGCTTCAAAAAGCTTCTGACGATAAATCTTATTTTGCGGCAAGCGTTTCAATGAATTTCCCTGTAAAAGAAAAAGCAAAATCTCAAAAAATTGCCATTATTTGGGACAATTCATTTAGCGGATCTAAAAGAAATCACCAAAAAGAATTGGACTTTCTTACTGCTTATTTTTCAGACAACAAAGACGTTGCGGTCTCTTTTGTTCTTTTAAATAACGTTCTTGAAAAAACAGAAGAATTTACAGTTTCTGGTGGAAATTGGAATGCATTAAAAGACAGAATTCTTAATCTGAAATACGATGGCGGAACTGATTTTGGCGCTTTAAAAGAGATTTCATCAATAGACGAATATCTTATGTTTTCTGACGGAATTTCAAATTTTGGTGATTTAACTCTAAAATTCAAAAAACCGGTTAATAGTATAACAAGCACACCCACTTCTGATTTTAATCTGCTTAAACTTTTAGCATCACAATCTGGAGGGAATTTTATCAATCTTAATGAATTAGACACTCAATCTGCTCTAAAAACGTATAAAAGACTTCCTATTGTATTTTTAGGTTTTAAAGAAACCAATACACTTCAGGAGTTATTTCCAAATGTTGGAACTGCCGTAAACGAACCAGTCAACATATTCGGAATTTCATCTTCAAACTTGAGCAAACTTACTGCTGTTTTTTCAGTAGGAAATAAAAAATTTGAAGTGCCTGTAGATTTTAGTAACGCTGTACAAGTAGACAATTGGCCGCTTGCACAATTTTGGGCGCAACGAAAAATTAATGATCTTGAACTTAATTCAACTCAAAACAGTGAAGAAATCAGAAATCTGAGTGAGCAGTTTGGTGTAGTAAGCAAGAACACCAGTCTTATCGTATTGGATGATGTTAATGATTATGTGCGTTTTGGCATTACTCCTCCAGAGGAATTAATATCAGAATACAACAGAATCGTTTCTCAAAACAAAAAACAAATTTTAGAGAAAAGAAGAAATCTTCTATCTAAAGCTTTTGATAAAACACGTGAACTGACAACTTGGTGGAACAGTGAATTTAAGCCTACAGAAAAAAAACAATATCCTACAATTTCTAAACAGTCACAAAAATTGTCTTCGGCAGAAGAAAGTGTTGTTAGCGATAATGATGTATATTCTGCAGAAACTAGAGCAGGCGATAAAAAAACTTCTACAGGTAAAATAACTTTGATAGATGTAGAAAGTACTCAAGAGTATATGAAAGATTTTCAGTCTTTACAGTCTCCTGAATTGATTTACCAGAAATATCTTGAAAATCGTCCGAAATATGAGAAACAGGTAACCTATTATTTTGATGTTTCTAAACTCCTATTCAAAAAAGGTGACAAAGCACTTTCCCTAAAGGTTTTAAGTACATTAGCAGAACTTGATTTGGAAAACGAAGAGTTATATAAGACGATATCTTATCTGTTGAAACAAAGAGGCAATTATGAAAAAGAATTGTGGATTACTCAAAAGATTCTAGAATGGAGACCATTTGATCCTCAAAGTCATAGAGATTATGCATTAGCTTTGGTAGATAATAAAAAACCTCAAGAAGCTCTTAACATCTATAAAGGCATGCTTTATCAGGAATATACCGATGAGATTTCTATTAGAGATAATGGTATTGAAGAGATTTTGATTATGGAAATCAATAACATTTTGAGCCAAAACAAAAATGTTGATGCAAGCAAAGTTGATGATCGTCTAAAAGCAAATCTTCCAGTCGACATTCGTATTGTTATTAACTGGAATAAAGACAATACAGATATCGATCTTTGGGTTACAGATCCAAGAGGAGAAGATTGTTCGTACTCGCATAGATCTACAGAAATTGGAGGAAGATTAAGCAATGATTTTACTCAAGGTTTTGGTCCTGAACAATTTTTACTAAAAAAAGCGATTAAAGGGAAATACAAAATCAAGACTAATTTCTTCGGTGAGAGACAGAATATTCTTTCTGGACCAACGACAGTTATGGCAGAAGTTTACTTGTATTATTCTGATGGCAGACAAGAACGCAAAATTGCTGTTTTCCAAAGCCAAAAAGAAAACAAACGTGAAAGCGATAGTAAAATTCTAATTGGAGAATTTGATTTTTAG
- a CDS encoding ubiquinol-cytochrome c reductase iron-sulfur subunit yields the protein MSKEDNLSENWKKDFPYKKQESTQVSRRDFAKFLTLVSGGLMVGSGLVAAKAYLLPSEEVVGEHFVCEIKDIPLGGTRGFVIEGSTIPYILVHLESGMFRAYEQKCTHLSCAVYYKPGTGIIHCPCHEGSFDALTGDVIAGPPPRALPQLEVVLKGEKIFVKAFENKAS from the coding sequence ATGTCTAAAGAAGATAATTTAAGTGAAAACTGGAAGAAAGATTTTCCATATAAAAAGCAGGAATCAACACAAGTAAGCCGACGTGATTTTGCTAAATTCCTTACGCTGGTTTCAGGAGGTTTAATGGTAGGAAGTGGTTTGGTTGCGGCAAAAGCGTATTTATTGCCTAGCGAAGAAGTTGTTGGAGAACATTTTGTGTGTGAAATAAAAGATATTCCGTTGGGCGGGACAAGAGGTTTTGTGATTGAAGGTAGTACCATTCCGTATATTTTGGTGCATTTAGAAAGCGGTATGTTTAGAGCTTACGAGCAAAAGTGTACCCATCTTTCTTGTGCTGTTTATTACAAACCCGGAACAGGAATTATTCATTGTCCATGCCATGAAGGTTCTTTTGACGCTTTAACTGGAGATGTTATCGCGGGACCTCCACCAAGAGCTTTGCCTCAGTTGGAAGTGGTTTTAAAAGGAGAAAAGATTTTTGTAAAAGCTTTTGAAAATAAAGCGAGTTAA
- a CDS encoding 4Fe-4S dicluster domain-containing protein — protein MNLTNYNKNEEFFVDLQRCIGCKACEMACAECETNGQESMIHVNYVEREVTIQTTVQVCMHCEDPVCANVCPADAISQDEFGVVHTANTERCIGCSNCVMACPFGVPKKMEEYDLMMKCTMCYDRTSVGKKPMCATVCPSGALFYGTREQIEEMRPNSTPVNSFVFGKERVNTKVNIMMPKGSAELRIF, from the coding sequence ATGAATTTAACCAATTATAATAAAAACGAAGAGTTTTTTGTAGACTTACAAAGATGCATAGGTTGTAAAGCCTGTGAAATGGCTTGTGCAGAATGTGAAACAAATGGTCAAGAATCTATGATTCACGTTAATTATGTAGAACGTGAAGTTACCATTCAGACCACTGTTCAGGTTTGCATGCATTGCGAAGATCCTGTTTGTGCGAATGTCTGTCCGGCTGACGCGATTTCACAAGACGAATTCGGAGTAGTTCATACCGCAAATACAGAACGCTGCATTGGTTGCTCTAATTGCGTAATGGCTTGTCCGTTTGGAGTTCCAAAGAAAATGGAAGAATACGATTTGATGATGAAATGTACAATGTGTTACGACAGAACCAGTGTTGGCAAAAAGCCAATGTGTGCAACAGTTTGCCCGAGTGGCGCATTGTTTTATGGGACTCGTGAACAAATCGAAGAAATGCGTCCAAACAGCACTCCGGTAAATTCCTTTGTTTTCGGGAAAGAGCGTGTCAACACAAAAGTGAATATCATGATGCCAAAAGGAAGCGCCGAATTACGAATATTTTAA